A genomic segment from Deltaproteobacteria bacterium PRO3 encodes:
- a CDS encoding type II toxin-antitoxin system Phd/YefM family antitoxin — MFEIHDERLGRLKIFNVTEARANFAEVLKEDEAKVVVTRHGRPTKILIRYDEYLSLMGAAAQHLPTEFPEAQASPASVIIGSEDEKPGRSANALPPKWVQREAEQLVSSLKGLFNK; from the coding sequence ATGTTCGAGATCCACGATGAAAGACTGGGACGACTCAAGATCTTCAACGTCACCGAGGCGCGTGCGAATTTCGCCGAGGTGCTCAAGGAGGACGAGGCCAAAGTGGTGGTCACCCGCCACGGCCGGCCGACGAAGATCCTGATTCGCTATGACGAATACTTAAGCCTGATGGGCGCCGCGGCGCAGCATCTCCCTACCGAGTTCCCTGAGGCCCAGGCCTCGCCCGCCTCGGTCATTATCGGCTCCGAGGACGAGAAGCCCGGCCGCAGCGCCAATGCCCTGCCCCCCAAGTGGGTGCAGCGCGAGGCCGAGCAGCTGGTCAGCTCGCTGAAGGGCCTCTTCAACAAGTAA